The sequence TCGAACGCCGAACGGGCCTTCGACGTCCTCGATTCCAACATCGCCGATGTGACCCGCGGGACGGCTCAGGTTCGCGGGACAGAGATCAAACTCCACGATGGGAGACTGGGGCTCGGAGAGCCGGTGACGATCAACGTCTCCGTCGACGGCGAGGGATCGTATCGCGGAACGATACAACCCCTGTACTACGCAGGAACGGACGATGCCAGGATCGTCTCGTCGAATGGGGCGGTCTTTCGAGAGTTCGACGACGGTGTCCTCTTACGCAGCGAACCAGCGGTCTCCGTGGGCGAACAGACCGTCGTGCCGATAATCGTCACGCAGAGCCGTGACACCTCGATTGCCGGGTCCGGGCGCGTTCTGGTCAGGACGTCCGCCGTCGATCGGTCGGTCGTTCACCTTTCCGCCGCCGACGAGAACGCGACCATCACGATCGATTCGCCGCGAGCGGGGGTCTGGGCGGACCATCTCTCCTCGGATTCGCGAACGTCCTGTGACGTGTCCGGAGACGTCGCGACGTGCACCGTCGACACCGACGAGGTGTACGTCCAGGTCGTCCGCGTCGACGTCGCCCTGATCTGATCACTCGAGGTGTACCGTCACGTTGTTCTCGGAGACGTGGAGGTAGGTGACATACTGTCCGGACCTGTCAGTAATCACGTA is a genomic window of Halanaeroarchaeum sulfurireducens containing:
- a CDS encoding DUF7289 family protein gives rise to the protein MTDRAISDVLGYALVFALIVSMVGMVYTTGVGGLQDARDFEKLSNAERAFDVLDSNIADVTRGTAQVRGTEIKLHDGRLGLGEPVTINVSVDGEGSYRGTIQPLYYAGTDDARIVSSNGAVFREFDDGVLLRSEPAVSVGEQTVVPIIVTQSRDTSIAGSGRVLVRTSAVDRSVVHLSAADENATITIDSPRAGVWADHLSSDSRTSCDVSGDVATCTVDTDEVYVQVVRVDVALI